Part of the Deltaproteobacteria bacterium genome, AGGATTACATAGCGGTAGGTTTTTCGCTTGGCCCCGAATTGGGGATGAAAATGTTCATCCACTTCCTGGGCTGATTTAATGATGATGTCGGCAGGAAGAAGGCTATTGAGCCCGCGGCGTAAACCATCCACCGGGATGGGAGAAGAAGTTTGGAAACTGGCCACCTGACCCAGCGCGTGGACACCGGTATCCGTCCTTCCCGAAGCAGTCAGGCGAACCCGCTGCTGGGTCATGATCTCGATTTTGTTTTCAATGACCTCTTGGATTGTTAAGGCATTCGGCTGTACCTGCCACCCATGATAATTTGTGCCATCATATTCAATTACGAGTTTGATGTTGCGCATCAATAAGTTTCGGGTTTCGGTCCCGCCCTTGGCGGGATCTAAACTTAATCCCATAGCCCGAGCGTTGAAAAGCTTTTTTTCATCAATTACCGGTTAGATTCTTTCGACAACCATTGCCCCCCCCATGCCTCCGCCAACGCAAAGAGTGGCCAGCCCATAACGAACCCGGCGCTTGTTCATCTCAAAGAGCAGGGTAATGAGAATACGTGCTCCGCTGGCTCCAATGGGATGGCCGAGGGCAATCGCTCCTCCGTTAACGTTCACCTTCTCCAGGTTCCACCCCATCGTTCGGTTGACATAGACCGCCTGGGCGGCAAAGGCTTCGTTGGCTTCAATTAGGTCCAGATCTTTCACGGTCAACCCGGCTTGGGCCAGGGCTTTCTGGCTGGCCGGAACCGGACCTATGCCCATTATCTCCGGAGCCACACCGGCCGTGGCGTACGCTTTAATCCGGGCTATGGGTTCCAGCCCCAACGCCTTGGCTTTTTCCGCTGACAGGACGACCAGGGCTGCTGCTCCGTCGTTGATCCCCGAGGCATTGCCGGCCGTTACAGTTCCGTCCTTCTTGAAGGCAGGCCGAAGTCCAGCCAGAGCCTCCAAGGTTGTATTCGGCCGGGGGTGCTCGTCGGTATCAAAAAGAATGGGATTCCCTTTTTTTTGAGGGATGGATACAGGAACGATTTCGTCCTTGAATCTTCCCTCCTTGATTGCCTTTCCTGCTTTCTGCTGGCTGCTAAGGGCAAGGGCATCCTGGTCCTGCCGGGAAACGCCGAATTTTTCGGCCACGTTTTCGGCGGTGACCCCCATATGATAGCGGTTGAAGATATCCAGCAGGCCGTCATGAATCATCCCGTCTACCAGAGGACTGTCATTCATCCGGTACCCCCAGCGTGCCCCCGGAAGTAAAAAAGGAGCTTGGCTCATAGACTCCATTCCTCCGGCCACGATAATATCCGCGTCTCCCGCCTTAATCGCCTGGGCGGCCATCATGACCGATTTCAGGCCCGACGCACAGACCTTATTGATGGTGGTGGCTGGAATTTCCCGGGGAATCCCCGAGCGGATGAGCACCTGCCGTGCCGGGTTCTGCCCCTGTCCCGCCGTTAACACGTTCCCCAGGATGACCTCTTCGACCTGTTCCGGCTTGACCTTGGCCCGCTTTAAAGCTTCTTCCACCGCAATCTTTCCCAGTTCGACAGCCGGGATATCCTTAAGGATCCCTCCGAAAGTTCCCACCGCTGTGCGGGCAGCGCTGACGATGACGACTTCTCTCATATTCTCCTCCGTTTTTTTAGCCCTTCTCCGAAATTTTCGCCAGTTTCTTGGCCATTTTCTTTTTTTGCTCCCAATTCCCTGAGCGCATATACATCACTTTTTGAGCCTGGGGAGAACCGGCTCCATGCATGGATTCGGCCAGGGCCGTCCCGCCGGTCATATTCTCGATGAGGCGGAGTAGACGGATGCGGTCTTCGGTAGAAACATTGGCCACTCCCTTCAAATATTTCTCCACATATTTCGCTACCTCCGGATTCTTTAAGTCATCTTCGAAGGGCATGGTGGCAATGATCCCCCCGGCGATATCATGGGCCAGCCGGGCCACTTCATAAACATTCTTGCTAACATTATATTTGGTGGTGTTCGCCAGAAGGGTATCCGGTTCCCAGTTCCCCGCTTTCATCTTATGCCCCATGGCCGAGCAGGCGATGCTTCCGGTATAAATCGTTTCAGCCAGGTGGGTCATTTCCGCCAGTTTATCGCGTACGTGGGAAGCCTGGGAAGTCCCCTGGTAATCGGCCGCCAGGGCGCTGGCCCCCACCAGGACGTCGGCTAACCCGCCTTTGCATCCGCCATAATTCTGTCGATGCAGGGAAGCAAAACGTTCCACCAGCGTGCCGGCAAATTCAACTTCGCCGCACATGAAGACTCTTTCCCAGGGAACGAAGACATTTTCCAAAACGATTAGCGCTTCCCCGCCTACCAGGCCAAACTCCGGATTGCCGGCGTCAATTCCTCCTTCTTCAAATTTTCTCTCCTCGTTGGTCTGCCGGCCGAAAATCATGATCACCCCGGGTGCATTCACCGGAACCGCGCAGGCCACCGCATAGTCTTTATCTTCCGGCCGTAGCGCCTGCGTCGGCATGATGAGCATCTCGTGAGAGTTGACGGCCCCCGTTTGATGGGCTTTGGCTCCGCGGATGACGATCCCCTCCTCCTTCTTTTCCACTACATGCGTAAAAAGGTCAGGGTCAGCCTGTTGGCTGGGGCTTTTGGAACGGTCACCCTTGGGATCGGTCATCGAACCCACAACCATAAAATTGTTTTCCTGGATATATTCGATGAACTTCCTGATTCGTTGGTGGTAGGATGTCCCGTATTTTTCATCAATCTCATAAGTGGTACTGTAGAGAGCGTTCATGGCATCGAACCCCACGCAACGCTGAAAACAACTTCCGGTCTCGTGAGAAATCAGGCGGAGCATCTGAACTTTCTTGATCAGTTCGTCCCGGCTCTGATGGATGTGGGTAAAACGATTGATTTTCTTTCCGGTCAGGTGGGAGGTAGCCGTCATCAGATCTTCATGCTCCGGCATCAGGGCCAGTTCGTAGGTCTTGCCCGCCGCGTTGATGTGGGGTAAAAAAGCAGGGTGGGTAGTTAGGTCTTGAACCCTTTTCCCCCTATAATAGACTACGTGGTTTAATTTTTTCAGGCTGTTGATGTAATCTTCTTTGGTCTTGATCATCGGAACCCCCTTTTTCTCCTTGGAAGAATGGAATGGTGGAATATTGGAATCATGAACCCCCCTCCTTCCATTGTTCCCTTATTCCAATTTTCCCCTTTTATTATCTTCCCTTCAGAATATTGCTCGATATGACCAACCTCATAACTTCGGAAGTTCCTTCATAAAGCTCCGTAATCCGGGCATCGCGAAAATGTCTTTCCACGTTGTATTCTTGAATGTAGCCGTATCCCCCATGGATCTGGATGGCCTTGGTGGTGATGCGGCTGGCTGCTTCGGAAGCATACAACTTGGCCATGGCCGCTTCCTTTTCGTAGCGCATTTTATGATCTTTCAGAAAGGCCGCCCGAAGCGTCAATAACCGGGCAGCATCCAGCTCGGTGGCCATGTCGGCGATCATCCATTGGATGGCCTGAAACTGGGAGATGGGTTTCCCAAACTGCACCCGGGTCTTGGAGTAGTCGGTGGCTGCTTCCAGGGCAGCGCGGGCAATACCCAGAGCCTGGGAAGCGATTCCGATTCGGCCTCCGTCTAACGTGTTCATGGCCACGTAAAACCCCTGGCCTACCTGCCCCAGGAGGTTTTCTTTGGACATGCGATAATCTTCGAAGATTAATTCGGCGGTTCCAGAAGCTTTGATCCCCAACTTCTTCTCCACCACTCCCACAGAAAATCCAGGAGCCTTACAATCCACGATAAAGGAACTGATCCCCTTGGATCCTTTGCTCCTATCAGTCATGGCCAGGAGTACGCAATAGTCAGCCACGTTTCCATTGGTAATAAAGTTTTTCTTGCCGTTGATTACCCATTCATCTCCTTGGAGCACGGCCGTAGTCTTCTGGGCGGCCGCATCGGACCCGGCTTCGGGTTCGGTTAATCCGAAACATCCCAGTTTTTTTCCCGAAGCCAAGGGGGTAAGATACTTTTTTTTCTGCTCTTCTGTCCCAAAAGTGTAAATGGGATCGCAGACCAGGGAGTTATTCACCGACATGATCACTCCCACGCTGGCGCATCCCCGGGATATTTCCTCCAGGGCCACCGCGTAACTGACAATGTCGGCTCCCCCTCCGCCGTAAACATCCGGGATGGCAATGCCCATGAGGTTCAACTCGGCCATTTTCTGGACGATTTCCACCGGGTGACGCTCCGTTCTATCCAATTCAGGGGCCTTGGGTTTAATTTCATTTTCAGTAAAATCGCGGGCCATCTCTTGAATCATCTTTTGCTCTTCACTAAGTTCAAAATCCATTGATTCACTCCTTTCCTCATTCGTAATCCCCAAGCAACGGAGAGATCAAAATTCCCCTTCGTTTCCTTCCCTTCCTGGCCGCCCCAAATCGGCGCTATTGTACCATCCCCACCTCGAAAGTCAAACCCAAATTTCTTATTTACAGAATTTACAGAAATCCAGAAATTTCC contains:
- a CDS encoding acyl-CoA dehydrogenase; this translates as MDFELSEEQKMIQEMARDFTENEIKPKAPELDRTERHPVEIVQKMAELNLMGIAIPDVYGGGGADIVSYAVALEEISRGCASVGVIMSVNNSLVCDPIYTFGTEEQKKKYLTPLASGKKLGCFGLTEPEAGSDAAAQKTTAVLQGDEWVINGKKNFITNGNVADYCVLLAMTDRSKGSKGISSFIVDCKAPGFSVGVVEKKLGIKASGTAELIFEDYRMSKENLLGQVGQGFYVAMNTLDGGRIGIASQALGIARAALEAATDYSKTRVQFGKPISQFQAIQWMIADMATELDAARLLTLRAAFLKDHKMRYEKEAAMAKLYASEAASRITTKAIQIHGGYGYIQEYNVERHFRDARITELYEGTSEVMRLVISSNILKGR
- a CDS encoding 4-hydroxyphenylacetate 3-hydroxylase family protein, which encodes MIKTKEDYINSLKKLNHVVYYRGKRVQDLTTHPAFLPHINAAGKTYELALMPEHEDLMTATSHLTGKKINRFTHIHQSRDELIKKVQMLRLISHETGSCFQRCVGFDAMNALYSTTYEIDEKYGTSYHQRIRKFIEYIQENNFMVVGSMTDPKGDRSKSPSQQADPDLFTHVVEKKEEGIVIRGAKAHQTGAVNSHEMLIMPTQALRPEDKDYAVACAVPVNAPGVIMIFGRQTNEERKFEEGGIDAGNPEFGLVGGEALIVLENVFVPWERVFMCGEVEFAGTLVERFASLHRQNYGGCKGGLADVLVGASALAADYQGTSQASHVRDKLAEMTHLAETIYTGSIACSAMGHKMKAGNWEPDTLLANTTKYNVSKNVYEVARLAHDIAGGIIATMPFEDDLKNPEVAKYVEKYLKGVANVSTEDRIRLLRLIENMTGGTALAESMHGAGSPQAQKVMYMRSGNWEQKKKMAKKLAKISEKG
- a CDS encoding acetyl-CoA C-acetyltransferase, yielding MREVVIVSAARTAVGTFGGILKDIPAVELGKIAVEEALKRAKVKPEQVEEVILGNVLTAGQGQNPARQVLIRSGIPREIPATTINKVCASGLKSVMMAAQAIKAGDADIIVAGGMESMSQAPFLLPGARWGYRMNDSPLVDGMIHDGLLDIFNRYHMGVTAENVAEKFGVSRQDQDALALSSQQKAGKAIKEGRFKDEIVPVSIPQKKGNPILFDTDEHPRPNTTLEALAGLRPAFKKDGTVTAGNASGINDGAAALVVLSAEKAKALGLEPIARIKAYATAGVAPEIMGIGPVPASQKALAQAGLTVKDLDLIEANEAFAAQAVYVNRTMGWNLEKVNVNGGAIALGHPIGASGARILITLLFEMNKRRVRYGLATLCVGGGMGGAMVVERI